The following DNA comes from Huiozyma naganishii CBS 8797 chromosome 8, complete genome.
ATCACTACAACCACCACGACCACCACCGGTATAAGCAGCACGAGAACGAACAGCTCTCCGTGCTGGACAAGGGGAAGAAATTCTTCCACAAGTTCAAGCTAAAGAAAAGTCTgccactttgaaaaaacCTTACTACAAAAATGAGACATACCGGATACCATTGAGCATACACATCATTTACTTCCACACAACAGAAGCATCCCATGCCCAACGGTATCCCACCAAATCTGCATATATTCTCGTTTCATCTCCATATATCATGAATCTAATATATAGACAACGTTCGAAAAGGACGCTAAATAGATTACACGATAATAAAAAACTTTACAAAATTAAAGTACCCCACAGCATCATTTGCATCCCGCCTGCCAACTGGGTCACCCACACCTCTGTTCACCACACCGTCCCACATGTCGACCAGGAACTCTACCATACATAAGACAAAATGACTAAttcttttcatcttttttttttcatgcATTTCGGACATCGCAATTATTACAGTAAGCAAAGCATTGTTGTACTTTTTCCGTCTCAGACTCTCCACTTTTTACTCCACTGACCTTGCGTTGTATAAATACGGGCATCTGTTGCAGATCAGAGCATCAAACACACAGAGtactacaactacaacaCAACAGAGGAGGTTCCCATAGCCTAATCGATAATGAGATTCACCTTTGTGCCGTTTTCTAGGTGTGCGAAGTCAATCCCACCAATAAAGCTGTCCTACAAGAACATGCTGAGGGATCCGTCCGTTAAGTACAGAGCTCACAAGCCGCTTACCATGACGAACCGGAAGTGGCCCGATAACACCATCAAGAAGGCGCCCAGATGGCTTTCCACTGACTTGAGAGACGGGAATCAGTCGCTACCAGACCCAATGTCCGTggaacagaagaaggagtATTTCCACAAGCTGCTGGAGATCGGGTTCAAGGAAATCGAGGTAGCGTTCCCCTCCGCGTCGCAGACAGACTTCGATTTCACGCGGTACGCTGTCGAGAACGCCCCAGACGACGTCACGATTCAAGCTCTTGTCCAGTCACGGGAGCATCTGATTCGGAGAACCGTGGAGGCCCTGACTGGCGCCAAGAGGGCCACTGTCCATACGTACCTTGCCACGAGCGACATGTTCAGGGAGATTGTCTTCAACATGTCGCAAGAGGAGGCCATCGCGAAGGCCATCGAGGCGACGAAGCTTGTCCGGAGTCTGACAAAGGACGACCCATCGCAGAGTGCAACCCGGTGGACTTACGAGTTTTCACCAGAATGTTTCAGCGACACGCCGACTGAATTTGCGGTCCAGATCTGCGAGGCGGTGAAGCAGGCGTGGGAGCCCACGGAGGACAACCCGCTGATCTTCAACTTGCCAGCAACGGTAGAGGTCACTACACCAAACGTGTACGCGGACCAGATCGAATACTTCTCCACGCACATCTCGGAAAGAAACAAGGTGTGTATCTCCACGCACACGCATAACGACAGAGGTTGTGGTGTTGCTGCGACGGAACTCGCATTGATGGCAGGCGCGGATCGTGTCGAAGGCTGTGTTTTCGGTAATGGTGAACGTACGGGCAACGTCGACATTGTCACCGTGGCGCTGAACATGTACACGCACGGGGTGGCCCCAGAACTTGACTTCTCGGACATCAAGTCTCTGGTGGAGGTAGTCGAACGTTGTAACAAAATCCCAGTGCCACAGAGAGCGCCGTATGGTGGAGACCTCGTCGTGTGTGCTTTCTCCGGTTCGCATCAGGACGCGATCAAGAAGGGGTTTTCTGTGCAGGAGAGGAAGCGGAAGGAGGGAGACCATTACTGGAGAATTCCATACTTACCATTGGATCCAAAGGACATCGGTAGAGACTACGAGGCAGTGATTAGAGTCAACTCGCAGTCCGGTAAGGGCGGTGCAGCGTGGATCATTTTGAGGTCACTTGGCCTAGATCTTCCACGGATCATGCAAATAGAATTTTCTACAATGGTACAAGAGGCCGCAGACCGCCGCGGTAAGGAATTGCAGGCCAGTGAAATTACCAACCTGTTCAAGGACACATACAACTACGACAGTGAAAGACACAAGTATATCTCTCTGCTGGACTACGAGGTGAAGAAGCTCGACAACGAAACTAGACATTTGACTGGCCAGGTAGAGTTCCATGATAAGGTCGTGTCCATTGATGGTACCGGGAACGGTCCAATCTCCTCTCTGGTGGACGCCTTGTCGAACCTGCTAAACACGAAGCTAAGTGTCGAAAACTACTCTGAACATTCTCTAGGGTCCGGTTCCTCAACACAGGCTGCATCATACGTCCAGATCCGTTACAGAAGTCCAAACGATAATGAGAAGGCGTACACGTGGGGTGTCGGTGTCTCCGAGGATGTGGGTGACGCCTCAGTCAAGGCCATCTTCTCCACGGTGAACAATATTATTCACAACGGCGACATCGAGTTGCCCACCgtccaaaagaaacagaaggCCTCTTCTGCCTAAATCCAGGCGCGAGCGATGATTCGTGTTAGAAGCTCTCTACATTTAAACTATTCCCTCGTTTgatttcttctctttcttgcCGTATATTTATTCTACacctatatatatatattatttgaTTATTCTTTATCTTCATCAGTCTCACtatttggaaaaaagtggtgtagaaaaaaaaagcagaATAAAATAAGAAACGACGGTTACTGCTGTTATTGAGTGTTTCCCGATCAGTGTTGATAAACGAGACTGGTGCTACCACACAGCAAGAGCAATGAACATTTTAGTCAGCGATAAGCCGGATAGGAGAATTGCTATTGTATCCAGGTCATATGCCTTAATATTAAAGTCCGTAAAGAACAGTGATGCCTCGCAGAGCAAGAAACCGTACTGCGCCATTGAGCTGGTCTCCAAGAGTGCTGTTCAGGGCCAGGATTTTGTCAAGCTCAGTGCGAATGAACTGTACGGGTTTGTTGGGCTAATTGAAATTGAGGGACTGATTTTCCTTGGTGCAATTACGGGGAAGGCCAAAGTCGCCCAGCCAATTCCTGGAGAAACGGTTAATAAGATTCTTACCGTTGATTTCTTCTGTCTAAACGACGCTAGTTGGgattttttggaaataGACTCTTCAGGGTACCCGCTAGTACCTGAGACTGAATTGAGCGTCCCAGGGTCAGGAAGTGactttcaacagcagcaaccgAATGATCTATTACCAAAACACCCTTGTTtcgagttgaagaagttgatgTCTAATGGATCGTTCTACTACAGTTCTGATTTTGATTTGACATCCACTTTGCAGAGTCGCGGATTTGGAGCACACTCCTTGAGTGCGGACAACTACGAGGCAGAGTACATGTGGAATTCTTTCCTAATGGAGGAAATAGTGACCTATAGAGATAGACTGGACAACCATGCGAAGCAGATTTTAGATGACGAAGGGTTTCTTACCACTGTAATTAGAGGGTTTGCTGAAACCTTTGCCACACATGTTATGGAGGCCAAGGTCACATTGACTATGATATCCAAGCAGAGTTGGAAAAGGGCCGGTACACGGTTCAACGCAAGAGGCGTCGATGACGACGCAAATGTGGCCAACTTTGTGGAAACGGAACTGATTTTCTATTCCAGAGAGTATTGCTACGCGTTTACAGAGATCAGAGGGAGTATCCCCGTTTTCTGGGAACAGGATACGTCATTAATTAACCCCAAAGTCCAAATCACTCGGTCGATTGATGCTACGCAGCCGATTTTCGACAAGCATTTCCAAAGATCGATCGAAAAGTACGGACCCGTGCATGTCGTTAATTTGCTTTCTACCAAGAGTTCAGAAATTGAATTGTCTCAACGTTACAGAGATCATCTAACGagatcaaaaaaattaagaaTGAACGATGACGTTTTTTACACATGGTTTGACTTTCACAAGGAAACCGCTCAAGAAGGGTTCTCTGGGGTAAGAAAGGTGTTACCTTTGATAAGGGACTCGATGCTGTGCTCCGGGTACTATGCCTATGACGTACAGGCTCGTAAGATAATATCTGAACAGCATGGGATCTTCAGAACCAACTGTTTGGATTGCTTGGATAGAACCAATCTAGCCCAACAAGCAATATCGCTGGCCGGGTTCAGAATCTTCCTGGAAGACTTGAAATTTATC
Coding sequences within:
- the LEU9 gene encoding 2-isopropylmalate synthase LEU9 (similar to Saccharomyces cerevisiae LEU4 (YNL104C) and LEU9 (YOR108W); ancestral locus Anc_2.172); this translates as MRFTFVPFSRCAKSIPPIKLSYKNMLRDPSVKYRAHKPLTMTNRKWPDNTIKKAPRWLSTDLRDGNQSLPDPMSVEQKKEYFHKLLEIGFKEIEVAFPSASQTDFDFTRYAVENAPDDVTIQALVQSREHLIRRTVEALTGAKRATVHTYLATSDMFREIVFNMSQEEAIAKAIEATKLVRSLTKDDPSQSATRWTYEFSPECFSDTPTEFAVQICEAVKQAWEPTEDNPLIFNLPATVEVTTPNVYADQIEYFSTHISERNKVCISTHTHNDRGCGVAATELALMAGADRVEGCVFGNGERTGNVDIVTVALNMYTHGVAPELDFSDIKSLVEVVERCNKIPVPQRAPYGGDLVVCAFSGSHQDAIKKGFSVQERKRKEGDHYWRIPYLPLDPKDIGRDYEAVIRVNSQSGKGGAAWIILRSLGLDLPRIMQIEFSTMVQEAADRRGKELQASEITNLFKDTYNYDSERHKYISLLDYEVKKLDNETRHLTGQVEFHDKVVSIDGTGNGPISSLVDALSNLLNTKLSVENYSEHSLGSGSSTQAASYVQIRYRSPNDNEKAYTWGVGVSEDVGDASVKAIFSTVNNIIHNGDIELPTVQKKQKASSA